The following is a genomic window from Geminicoccus roseus DSM 18922.
TCGACAGCGCCTTGGCGATCTCGACCATCTGCTGCTCGGCGACCGAGAGGTCCCTGACCAGGCGGCGCGGGTCCATGTCCAGGCCGACCCGCGCGGTGACGGCGCGCGCCTGCTCGTGCAGGGTCTTCCAGTCGACAAAGGGGCCGCGGGTGGGCTCGCGGCCGACATAGACGTTCTCGGCGATCGAGAGGTTCGGCAGGAGGTTGAACTCCTGGTAGATCGTCACGATCCCCAGCGCCTGGGCCTCGGCCGGCCGGGTGATGGTGACCGGCCGCCCGTCGATCGCGATGCTGCCCTCGTCGGGCAGGTGCGCGCCGGACAGGATCTTCAAAAGCGTCGACTTGCCGGCGCCGTTCTCGCCCAGCAGGGCATGGGCCTCGCCGGCGCGGACGTCGAGGCCCACCTCGGTGAGGGCCTGGACGCCGGGAAAGCGCTTGCTGATGCCCTGGACATGGAGAAGCGGGTTCACGATCGGGCATCCCTTGTCAGGACAGGTTGGGCGCCGGCGGACAAAGCAGGAAATGAATCAGACATGGCCGGCAGGGCGGCCGGCCATGTCCTCGGGCGGAACCGTCCGGCTTACTGGACTTCGCCCAGCCGCTCCGCCTTGTCGAGATTGTCCTTGGTCAGGACGATCGGGGTGAGCAGCACCAGCGATTCCTCGGGCTCGGTGCCGTTCTGGATGTAGTCGACCAGGATCTGCACGGCCTTGCGGCTCTGGCCGCCCGGGAACTGCTCGACCGTGCCGGCCAGCCCGCCGTCGCGGATCGAGGCCAGCGCCTCGGGCAGGGCGTCGAAGCCGACGATCCGGATCTGGTCGTCCATGCCGCGCGCCCGGACCGCCTCCAGCGCGCCCAGCGCCATGTCGTCGTTGGCGGCGATGATCACGTCCGGCGGGGTGCTCATCCCGGCCAGGAGCGATTCGGTCACCGACAGGCCCTGGTCGCGGGCGAAGTTGGCGGTCTGCTCGGCCACCACCTCGTACTTGTCCTGGTGCTGGTCGATGACGTTGTGCAGGCCCTTGTTGCGGTCGATCGCCGGCGAGGCGCCGGGCTGGCCCTGCAGGTTGATGATCTTTGCGCCATCCGGGTAGTTGTCCAGCAGCCACTGGCCCTGGGCCTCGCCGCCCTTGACGTTGTCGGCGCCGACATGGGCCAGGATGCCTTCCACGCCATCGACGCGGCGGTCGACGGTGACCACCGGCACGCTGTTCTCCACCGCGGTGGAAAGCGCCGGCGCCATGGCGTTGACGTCGGAGGGGCTGATCACGATGCCCTGGACGCCCTGGACGATCGCGGCCTCGACATCGGCGGTCTGCTTGGGCGCGCTGTTCTGGCCGTCGCTGTCGATGGTCTGGACGCCCAGCTTGCCGGCCTCGTCCTTAATTTCCTTGAGCATGTGCACGAAGAACGGGAATGAGAGCGACGGCACCGAGGCCAGGATGGTCGCATCCTGGGCCCGGGCGGTGACGCCTGCCATCGACACGCCCGCAAGAAGGACCGCAGCCGCCAGTGCGCTGCGCCGAACCAGCTTCATGATCTCGACCTCCCTCGTCCCCGCGGCTCCACAGGCCGCGTTGACCAAGAGACTAACCGCCCGAGCCCCTGGATGAAAAGTCGGATTTTTCAGGGCAGCCGGGGGCGGTCCGTGCCGATCAGGCAGTCGCGCGAGACGAGGGCCGCCAGGCGCTCCTCGCTCCATGCCCCGGTGCCTTCCGGCCGGTCCGGGAGCACCAGGTAGCGAAGCTCGGCGGTGCTGTCGTGCACCTCGATCCGGGTGTTCTCCGGCAGCTCGACCCCGAACTCCTTCAGCACCGCGCGCGGCTCGCGCACCATCCGCGCCCGGTAGGCCTTGGACTTGTACCAGTCGGGCGAGCCGCCCAGCAGGAAGCGGGGGTAGCAGGAGCACAGGGTGCAGACGATGACGTTGTGCAGGCCCGGCTGGTTCGCCACCGTGCGGATCGGGATGCCGCCGGCGTCGATGCTGAGCTCGGCGGCGGCGACGTTGACGTCGGCCAGGAGGCGCTCGCGGAACGACGGGTCGACCCAGGCACGCGCGACCAGGCGGGCGCCGGCGGCGGGGCTGGCCGCGTCGATCTTCTCCAGGGTGCGGTGGATGTCGGCGGTGGTGCACAGGCCCTTGGCGACGATCAGCTCCGCCAGCGCCTCGGTCAATGCCATGTGCCAGGTCAGCGGCGCGTCCTCGACGTCCGGCTGCCGGGGATGCGGATGATGGTGATCGTGATCATGGTCGTGGTGGGGATGGGTCATCGCAGGGGCTCCAGCCAGTGCTCGTACAGATCCAGGACGACGGTGTCGGCGGGGTCGCCGGCATAGTCCGGCCAAAGCGCCGTCTGCTGGAAGCGGACCCGCCAGACCGGCTGGTCGGGGCCGCGTCGACCATAGGCCATCAGCTCGGCGTCGGGCATGCGGCCGGCCAGGGTGGTCACCACCCCCTCCTTGCCGCGCACGAAGGCGGGGGTGCGGTGGTGGCCGGGCGGATCCATGGCAAGCACCCGGACCCGGTCGCCCTGGCGCAGCCCTCCCGGGTTCACGGACATGGCGCGCTCTCCCGGTGGCGGGCGCGGGCCGCCTCCATCGCCTGGCCGAGCTCGGTGGGCGTCACCAGGCCCTTTTCCAGCGCCAGGTTGGCGGCGGCCTGGATCCAGCGCTCGTAATAGGTCAGCTCCTCATAGGCGCCCGGGCCCAGCTCCTCGATGGTCCGCCGCATCTCGTCGAGCGTGAACAGGTTGGCGCCGATCATGAGGCGCATGATGGCGTCGACCTTCTTCTCCCACGGGGCGTAGTCGTGGGGTGCTCGGTCCACCGGCCCCTCCGGCAATCCGCCGACATCGTGAACGCGCTGCATGCCTGGCCTCCTTGTCCATGGACGGTCTGCGCCGGAGGGAAGGGTGGCGCTGCTGCAGCGGCTGCGCAACGGCAGAAGGCGAGGGAAGGCCCGAGATGGCGCTCCGGCGCCTGTCGTGGGCGGCTGGCGCCAGCGAGCGGCGAAGCGATCATTTTCTCGCAAGAATCCGGATGCGATGCAATATCGATCAGTCATATTCATGCAATCCTCCGGGAATCCCATGTTCCTTATGGATTGTGCCCAGGCAGCCTCAAGCGGGGCGGGCTTCCGGCTCGCCAGGGCAGCCCGTGCCAGCTAATCCCACCGGGTCGGACGAGTGCTCGGGCCATCTGCCCGGCACGACGCGGCGCACCGGCCGGACACCGGGGCAGCACGCTCTCTGCTACCACGACGCAAGGGATCGACGAGGGCATGACGGATTTCCCAGCGGTCGCCACGACCGGATCGATCCGCGCGCGCTTCGCGGCCATGCGTTCATGGATGGTCGGCCTGCTGGCCGGGCTGCTCACCCTGGCGATCGTCGGCGCCGGAGGGCTGTGGCTCGTCGCCCGCGACCGAGCCGAGGTCCTGCAAAGCACCCGCACCGAGCTCGGCGCCATTTCCCTGGCCGGCGCCGGGTTCGTCGAGCGGGCGCTGGGCACGCTCGACATCGTCGTCTCGATGGGCCTGGAGGAATATGCCGATGGCCAGATGAGCCTGGGAGAGCTGAGCGCCTGGCTCAGGCGCCAGAGCGGTCATGCCGACCAGCTCGATTCGATCGGCGTCCACGTGATCATCGACGCCAGCGGAAAGGTGCTCCATGCAAGCGATCCGTCCCTGGTCGGGATGGATTTGTCCGACCGGCGCTATTTCGACGCCCACCTGAGCGACAAGCCGCCCAGGATGTTCATCGACGAGCCGCTGATCTCGCGCGGCCAGCCTCCCCGCCGGATCGTGCCGATCAGCTGGGCGATCCGGAACCAGCAGAACGAGCTGGTCGGCGTGGTCGCGATCGTCGCGAGCTGGCAGCTCTATGCCGATGTCTTCGCCGAACTGCGCACCCGCCCCGACCAGATCGTCGGCCTGATCGGCAGCAATGACCGCGTCTACGCGCTGGACGCCGTGCATTGGACGGACACCCGGGTCGACCCGCCCCGCCCGGCCTTCCTGGACGTCATGGAGGCCGGGGCGGGCGGCCGCTCCGCCCGACAGATCGTCGGGGACGACGTGGTCGTCTGGGCCGACGTGCCGGACCTGGCGCTCCGTGTGGTGACCGCGACCCCGCTCGCGACCGCGCTGCGCAGCTGGTGGTGGCGCTGCTACATCGTCGCGGGCGTCGTGCTGGCGGTGAGCCTCAGCGCCGGGATCCTGATCCGGCTGCTGCACCGCAACGTCCAGGCGCTGTGGGCCGCCGCGGCCGACGCGCGCGCCGCCCAGGCCAGGGCCGAGGCCGGCGACCGCGCCAAGGCCCAGTTCCTGGCGGCGATGAGCCACGAAATCCGCACCCCGATGACCGGTGTCCTGGGCATGGCGGACCTGCTGGCCTCCGAGGACCTCCAGCCGCGCCACAAGGCCTATGTCAACTCGATCCGGACGTCGGGCCGGCACCTGCTCAGCGTGATCAACGACGTGCTCGACTTTTCCAGGGGCGGCGCCGGGGGACTGGTGGTCGAGAACATCCCGTTCTCGATGGAGCAGATGCTGGAGCAGACCCAGTCAATCATGGCGCCCCAGGCGCGCGAGCGCGGCCTCACCCTCCGGTTCCCGGAAGAACCCGGCGAGGCCGACCTGCTGCAGGGCGATCCAACCCGGCTGCGCCAGATCCTGGTGAACCTGATCGGCAACGGGCTGAAATTCACCAGCGAGGGCGGCGTGACGGTGCGCCACCAAGGCTCGCTCGACGAGGATGGCCGCTTCTGGTGCCGCTTCGAGGTCCAGGATTCCGGGATCGGCATCCCGCCGGACCGTCAGCGCGAACTGTTCCAGGCGTTCACTCAGGCCGACCTTTCCACCACCCGCAAATATGGCGGAAGCGGCCTGGGGCTGGCGATCTGCCGCCAGCTGGTCGAGGCGATGGGCGGACGGATCGGGGTGGAGAGCGCCGCCGGCCAGGGCAGCACCTTCTGGTTCGAGGTGCCGCTGGAGAAGGCGACGGCGCCGCTCGCCCCCACCGCCCAGGCGGCCCATGTCCGCTCGCGCCCGCTGCGGATCCTGGTGGCCGAGGATGTCGAGATCAATCGCGACCTGCTGAGGGCCACGCTCGGGCGGGAGGGCCACGAGATCGTCACGGTGGAGAACGGCGAGGAGGCGGTCGCCCGGGCGGCCGAGCAGCCGTTCGACGTGGTGCTGATGGACGTGCAGATGCCGGTGATGGACGGGATCGAGGCCACCCGGCGCATCCGCGCCCTGCCGCCGCCCAGCGGCCAAGTCCCGATCCTGGCGCTCACCGCCAACGTGATGGACACCGAGCGCCAGCGCTGCCTGCAAGCGGGGATGAACCAGGTGCTGACCAAGCCGGTGGTCTGGCCCGACCTGTTCCATGCCCTGTCCGCGTTCGGTGCGGCCGCGCCGGCGGAGGTCGCGACGCCCGAGCCGCCGGAGGCTGCCGGCTCGGCGCCCTTGGCGCCGCCCAGCGCTGCCGGCCTGCTCGACCAGGCCCGCATCGCCGGGCTGGGCAAGATGGCGGGGCCGGCCAAGCTCGCCCAGTTCCTCGGATCCGCCATGAAGTCGGCCGAGGACCTCCTGCTCGAGCTGGAAGGCGTGCGCGAGCAGCCAGCCGAGGTCGCCCGGGTCGCCCATCGGATGGCGGGGACGGCGCCCAGCTTCGGGCTGGAGCGGATCGGCACGATCGCCCGCGAGGTCGAGCTGCTGGCCCTGGCGGGCGAGGAGTTCGGACCGATGATCACCGGCCTGCGCGACGCGGTGACCGCGACCCGCGCCGAACTGGAGGCGTCGGGTCTCCTGGCGCCGAGCTTGACGGGCTAGCGGCATCGGGTCAGCCAGTGACGTCGTCAGCCAGGCCGGGCGCCAGGAGCAGGGGATCCCCGATGCCGTCCCAGATCGAACGTAAGCTCACCACCATCCTGTGCGCCGACGTGGCCGGCTACAGTGGCCTGATGGAGCGGGACGAGATCGGCACGCTCGACGCGCTGCGCCGGCACCGCGGCGTGTTCAAGGGCCTGATCGAGCGCCATCGCGGCCGGGTGGTGAACACCTGGGGAGACGGGCTGATCGCCGAGTTCCCGAGCGTGGTGGAGGCGGTGCGCACCGCCATCGAGGCGCAGAAGGAGCTGAGGCTCGTCAATGGCAAGGTGCCGGACCATGCCCGCCTGGAATTCCGGGTCGGCATCAACCTGGGCGACGTGATTGTCGAGGGCGACGACCTCTATGGCGAGGGCGTGAACGTCGCTGCCCGTCTGCAGGCGCTGGCGGAGCCGGGCGGGATCGTGATCTCGGGGACGGTCCACGACCAGGTGCGCGGCAAGCTGAGCGTCGGCTTCGACTATGCCGGCGAGCAGACGCTGAAGAACATCACGGATGCGGTCCCAGCCTACCGGGTTACCGACGGCCGGGTCACCGGCTCGGCCACCAGGCCCCCGGTCCGGCCGGGCCAGCCGGAACGGGAGGATCCGCCGGCGCGGACGGCGCTGGGCCGGCTCCGGGCGCACCGGATCTGGCCGAGCCTGCGCACCTACCTGCTGGTGGTGGGCTTTTTGTTCCTGCTCAACCTGTTCTCCGGGCTTGGCAACATCTGGTTCCAGTGGCCGGCGCTGATCATGGGATTCGTGCTGGCGCTGCGCTGGTCGCGCCTGTCCTGAAAGAACGCCGTCAGCGCCCGGCGCACGGAGCCAGCCGGGCAGGCTCGCCGTCGGCGGGCTTGCCAGTGATCTCGGTGATGCTGGCGCAGGATCCCGCCCGGCAGATCTGCCAGTCGGCGGTGGCACCGCTGCGCGCCAGGACCAGCTCCGGCAGGGGCGGCAGGTCCGGCCGCCAGCGCCAGCCATCAGCCGTGCGGACCGCGTCATCCGGCGGGTCCATGCCGGCGCCGCTGCCCTGGATGGAGGCTTCCAGCGGCACCAGGCCCGCCGGAGTCGCCTGCCAGCGCTCGGTCCACAGCGTCTTCTGGACGCTGTGGGACCAGCGCAGCTCGGCCTGGGTCACGCCCAGGTCGACAATCAGGCTGCCGAGCGCGAGGCAGATCGTGAGCGGGTCCGCCACCAGTGCCATCCGATGAAGAGGGCGCTCAGGCCCAGGCCCAGCTCGTCGGTGATCGGCAGCGCCACCACCAGGAGCGTGGCCGCGACCGCAGCGACGATCCGCTCCGGCCAGTTCAGCGGCCCGAGCAGCCAGCCGACGGTGACGCCGCCCCAGAGCCCGATCGCGATCAGGGCCTTGAACGCGACGTAGACGGTGGCGGCGTAGCTGTCGCCCTGCAGCATCAGCGCCGGGGAGTACACGGCCATGAACGGCACCACGTAGCCGGCGATCGCGATGCGGGTGGCGGTGAAGCCGATCCGCATGTGCGGCGCGCCGGCGATCGGCGAGGCCGCCAGGGCCGCCAGGGCCACCGGCGGGGTGAGGTCGGCCATGATCCCGAAATAGAACACGAACATGTGGCTGACCAGCAGCGGCACGCCGAGTTCCGCCAGGGCCGGCCCGGCGATCGAGGAGGTGATGATGTAGTTCGGGATGGTCGGGATGCCGGTGCCCAGCACCAGGCAGGCCAGCATGGTGAGCAGGAGGGAGAGCAGCAGCGAGTTCTGCCCGATGTCGACGATCCAGCCGGCGAAGTTGGAGGCGAGGCCGGTCAGGGTCAGCGTGCCGACGATGGTGCCGACCAGGGCGCAGGCGATCCCGACCGGCAGGGCATGGCGGGCGCCGTCGGCCAGCGCGTCGCGGCAGATCACCAGGGTGGCGCGCCCCCCGGCGAACAGCAGGCAGCCCAGCACCAGCAGCAGGATGAGCAGGGCGATCACCGCGATGCCGTAGCGGCCGAAGCTGGCGGCGCCCACGCCCAAGGCCACCCAGAACAGGATGCGCAGCGCCGAGACCGGGATGCTGCCCGCCAGCGGGCGGCCCAGCACCACCAGGGCGGTCAGCGCCAGGCTGACGGTGCCGGCGAACATCGGCGTGTAGCCGGAGAACAGGAGCCAGACCAGGACCGCCAGCGGCAGGATCAGGTACCAGTCGCGGCGCAGGGCGCCGAGCGCGCTCGGGCACTCCTCCTTGGGCAGCCCGACCAGCCCGTGCCGCCCGGCCTCCAGATGGACGACCCAGAACACGGTGGCGAAATAGAGCAGGGCCGGGATCGCGGCGGCGACCGCGATGTCGACGTAGGGAACGTCGATGGTCTCGGCCATGATGAAGGCCACCGCGCCCATCACCGGCGGCATGATCTGCCCGCCCATGGAGGAGGTCGCCTCCACCGCCCCGGCGAAGGCCGGCTTGTAGCCGAACCGCTTCATCAGCGGGATGGTGAACTGGCCGGTGGTCACCACGTTGGCGACGCCGCTGCCGTTGATGGTGCCCATCAGGCCGGACGAGATCACCGAGACTTTGCCGGGTCCGCCCTGGGTGTGCCCGACCGTGCCGAGCGCCAGGTCGTTGAACAGGCGGATCATCCCGGCCCGCTCCAGAAAGGCGCCGAACAGGATGAACAGGAAGATGAACGAGGAGCTGACATAGATGGCGGTGCCGTAGATGCCCTCGGTGCCGAGGAACATCTGGTCGACCACCTGGGCGAAGTCGTAGGGCCGGTGGTCCAGGGGATAGGGCGCGTACTCGCCGAAGAAGGCATAGAGCAGGAACAGGCCGCAGATGATCGGCAGGGCCAGGCCCAGGAGGCGGCGCGAGGCCTCGAACACCAGCACCGTCACGATCACCCCGACCACCAGGTCCGCGGTGCTGGGGTCGCCGGCGCGCAGGATCAGGTCCTCGTAGAAGATCCAGTGATAGAGGCCCAGCAGGAAGCCGGCTCCGCCCAGGAGCCAGCCGGACAGGCGGGCGGTGCGGCTGCCGCTGCGCTCGGCCAGCAACGTGAAGCAGAGCAGGAGCAGGAAGCCGACATGGACGCTGCGCACGACCATGGAGGGAAGGGGCGAGAGGGCCGCGGTCCAGAGCTGGAAGGTGGAGAAGGCGAGGGCGATCGCCATGATCGCCCTCCCGAAATGCCCCCTGCCGAACGCCAGTGCGCCGGGATCGTCGCCCGCCGCCAGGCCGTTCACGGCTTGATGCCCTTCTCGTCGTAGAACTTCTGCGCGCCCGGATGGAGCGGCACCGGCATGCCGTTCAGCGCGTCCTCGAGCTTGATCGCCTTGGCGGCGGCATGGGCCGCGGCCAGCTCGTCCAGGTGGCCGAACAGCTGGGCGGTCATCTGGTAGGCCAGCTCGTCCGACACGTCGGCATGCGAGACCAGGTAGTTCGGCACCGCCGCGGTGGCGACGTCGGCGTCCTGGCCGTCATAGGTCGCGGCCGGGATGGTGACCGCGTAGAACGGCTGGCCGATCTTCTCCACCAGCGCCGCCTCGATCGGCACCACCGTGATCGGTACCGAGGTGGCGAGGTCGCGGATCGAGGCGACGCCCAGGCCGGCGGACTGCAGGGTCGCGTCGAGCTGGCGGTTCTTCATCAGCTCCACCGATTCGGCGAACGGCAGGTACTCGACCTTCTCCAGGTCGTCATAGGACATCCCGGCGGCCGCCAGCACGGCGCGGGCGTTCAGCTCGGTGCCGGACTTGGGCGCGCCCACCGACAGGCGCTTGCCCTTCAGGTCGGCGATCGAGCTGATCCCGCTCTCCTTGGAGGCGACGACCTGAATGTAGTTGGAATAGATCGCGGCGATGCCGCGCAGCTGGTCGAGCTTCTGCTTGAAGCCGGCCTCCTCGCGGCCGTTCCAGGCGTCGATCAGGCTGTCGCCCAGGGTGAAGGCGATCTCGCCCTTGCCCTGCTGGAGCAGGTTCAGGTTCTCCACCGAGGCCTTGGTGGACTGGGCGGACGTGCGGGCACCTTCGATGTTGTCGCCGTAGGTCTTTGCGAGCGCCACGCCCAGCGGGTAGTAGACCCCGGAGGTCCCGCCGGTGAGCACGGTGACATAGTCGGCGGCCCGGGCGCCCCGGGCGAGCAGGACGGATCCGGCTGCCGCGGTGCCGAGCAGAATGCGCCTTGAAATCATGGGCTTTAGCTCCCGATCCTGGTGACAGGTCGTGTCTGTTCGCCGGTGATGCTTGACCGAACTGGCCCGGCACGTCCATCCGTCGGTGCGAAGATCGGGGGAATCGGGCTTGGAGCCGAAGGAAGCGATGCACACGCTGCCGACCGCGTTGGGCCGTACGGTCTACGCGGAGATCGACGAGGAGGCCGGGCCGGACCCGCTGGGCCAGGCGGCGCGGTGGCTGGCCAGGCTGGAGCCGTGGTTCGGGGGATGCCGCTCGGTGGGTGTCGTCGCCCGGGCCGTCGACGGGACCACGGTCACCGTGGTCTCGGCCGGCCACGAGGCCGACCGGTCGGTGGTCGTGCACCTGGCCTCGCCCCGTCCGGCCGGGGTGGGCCCGCGCTGGAAGATCGAGGGCTCGGCGGCGACGCTGGAAGCCGAAAGCGGCGCGGTTCGCCTGACTGCTCCGGGCGGGGCGCTCGATGCCGCCGGCCTGACGCTGCCGGAAGCGGATGCCGGCCGGGCGATGAAGTTGAACGATGCGCTGGCACGTGCGCTGGCGAGCAAGGAAGTGGAGACGGTCAATGGCTGACAAAGTGCTGCTGGTCACCGGGGGCGGACGCGGGATCGGGGCGGCGATCAGCCGGCTTGCCGCGAAGGATGGCTGGGATGTCGCGATCAACTACGCCGCGCGGCCGGAGCCGGCCGAGGAGGTCGCCGCCGCGGTGCGCGCCGCCGGCCGCAAGGCGGTCACCATCAAGGGCGACGTGTCCGACCATGCCACGGTGGTGCGGATGTTCGACGAGGCGGAACAGGCCCTGAGCAAGCTGACCGGCGTGGTGGTCAATGCCGGCATCATCAACAAGTCGGCGCCGCTGGCGGAGATCCCGGTCGAGGACATCCAGCGGGTGATCGAGGTGGACCTGATGGGCGCCATCTGGACCGCGCGCGAGGCGGTGCGCCGGATGGGCCGCTCCTATGGCGGCCAGGGCGGGGTGATCGTCAACATCTCCTCGATGGCGGCGATCTTCTGCGGCGCCGGCGGCTTTGCGCCCTACGGCATCGCCAAGCTCGGCGTCGACGCCATCACCGAAGGGCTGGGCAAGGACGTGGCCGGCGACGGGATCCGGGTGTGCGGCCTGCGGCCGGGCCTGATCGACACCGACATCCAGAACGACACCGGCATCGAGAACCGGCTGGAGCGGTTCGGCCCGACCGTGCCGATGGGCCGGACCGGCACCGCCGACGAGGTCGCCGAGGCGGCGGTCTGGCTCCTGTCCGAGAAGGCCAGCTACGTCACCGCCACCAGCTTCAACGTGTCCGGCGGCCGCTGAGCGGCCGGCGTCCTTCGGGCGGCCGGGCGGGCCGGCGCATCCTCCGGGATGCCGCCGGTCCGGCCAGGCGGCGGGCGACCGGCGCGCGCGCTCAGCCGAGCGGGTAGTACTCGAACTTCTCGCCCCGGGTCGTGAAGCTGGTGCGCAGGAACCGGCCGTCCTTGTTGTACCAGATCTGGCCGGAGCGGCCGAGCGAGCCGGTCATCTCGTAGCGGATGCCCGGCACCTCGCGCCCGTCGCCCAGATCGACCATCTCCTCGACCCCGCCGGTGGTGGTGGTGTCGATCAGGTCGGTGGTCTGGGTGTCCAGCAGGATGCTCTGGTGGACGATGTTCTGGTTCCAGAACGAGATGTCGGTCATCGTGCCGAGCGGCACCCTCACCCGGCCCTTGGGGCCCTGCACGACCAGCTGGTCGCCATCCGCCTCCATGGTCACGTCGGAGATGTCGCCGCTGTCGACGATCCGCGACTTGCACCGGATCAGGTTGTCGCCCTGCCAGACATCCACCGCGTCCTGCTTGAACGATCCCACGGTGATGAACGCCAGCTTGACCCGGATGTCGATCGCGTTGGTCACCGTGACCCGGTCGCCATCGGGCTTGAAGCTGATGGCATGCCGGCCGACGTCGGTGCCCTTGCGCACCACCTTGAAGGTGATGTCCTCGAAGACTTCGCTGGCCAAGCCGCTGCGCAGCGCGATCAGCGATCCGGCGGCGGCGAGGATGAAGGTTCGGCGTTGCAACATCGACAAGTCTCCGTGGCATCCTTGGGGGACGCCTTAGGATCGGCTGGGAAAGCCCTGGCCGGGCACGCGTCCGCTGGCGCCGCCGTTTCCGACCCGGTATGGCAGCATTTAGCAAGCCGGCCGGCAGGATGACAGGGTCGGACGGACCGGCAGGCCGCCGCCGAAGCGGACCGGTGCAGGGCGGGGGGAGCGATATGGCGCAGGCAGGCGCGGACCGGAAGCTGCGGGTGGTCATGGTCGGGTGCGGCTTCTTCGCCCGCAACCACCTGATGGCATGGCACCATCTCGAGGGCGCCGAACTGGTGGGGGTATGCGACCTGGACAAGTCGCGCGCCGCCGCCTTCGCCGGCCTGATCGCCCAGGCCGGCAACACGCCCCCTGCCGTGTTCGACGATCTCGCCGGGATGCTGGACGCGCTCCGCCCCGACCTGGTCGACGTGGTGACCACCATGGAGAGCCACGAGGCGCTGGTCGGGATCTGCGCGCGCAAGGGGGTCGCGACCATCTGCCAGAAGCCGTTCGCGCCGGACCTGGCCGCGGTCCGCCGCATCGTGGCGCTGGCGGAGCAGGCCGGCATTCCCCTGATGA
Proteins encoded in this region:
- a CDS encoding substrate-binding domain-containing protein — translated: MKLVRRSALAAAVLLAGVSMAGVTARAQDATILASVPSLSFPFFVHMLKEIKDEAGKLGVQTIDSDGQNSAPKQTADVEAAIVQGVQGIVISPSDVNAMAPALSTAVENSVPVVTVDRRVDGVEGILAHVGADNVKGGEAQGQWLLDNYPDGAKIINLQGQPGASPAIDRNKGLHNVIDQHQDKYEVVAEQTANFARDQGLSVTESLLAGMSTPPDVIIAANDDMALGALEAVRARGMDDQIRIVGFDALPEALASIRDGGLAGTVEQFPGGQSRKAVQILVDYIQNGTEPEESLVLLTPIVLTKDNLDKAERLGEVQ
- a CDS encoding nitrile hydratase subunit alpha: MTHPHHDHDHDHHHPHPRQPDVEDAPLTWHMALTEALAELIVAKGLCTTADIHRTLEKIDAASPAAGARLVARAWVDPSFRERLLADVNVAAAELSIDAGGIPIRTVANQPGLHNVIVCTLCSCYPRFLLGGSPDWYKSKAYRARMVREPRAVLKEFGVELPENTRIEVHDSTAELRYLVLPDRPEGTGAWSEERLAALVSRDCLIGTDRPRLP
- a CDS encoding SH3-like domain-containing protein, giving the protein MSVNPGGLRQGDRVRVLAMDPPGHHRTPAFVRGKEGVVTTLAGRMPDAELMAYGRRGPDQPVWRVRFQQTALWPDYAGDPADTVVLDLYEHWLEPLR
- a CDS encoding SH3-like domain-containing protein, with product MQRVHDVGGLPEGPVDRAPHDYAPWEKKVDAIMRLMIGANLFTLDEMRRTIEELGPGAYEELTYYERWIQAAANLALEKGLVTPTELGQAMEAARARHRESAPCP
- a CDS encoding ATP-binding protein; the encoded protein is MTDFPAVATTGSIRARFAAMRSWMVGLLAGLLTLAIVGAGGLWLVARDRAEVLQSTRTELGAISLAGAGFVERALGTLDIVVSMGLEEYADGQMSLGELSAWLRRQSGHADQLDSIGVHVIIDASGKVLHASDPSLVGMDLSDRRYFDAHLSDKPPRMFIDEPLISRGQPPRRIVPISWAIRNQQNELVGVVAIVASWQLYADVFAELRTRPDQIVGLIGSNDRVYALDAVHWTDTRVDPPRPAFLDVMEAGAGGRSARQIVGDDVVVWADVPDLALRVVTATPLATALRSWWWRCYIVAGVVLAVSLSAGILIRLLHRNVQALWAAAADARAAQARAEAGDRAKAQFLAAMSHEIRTPMTGVLGMADLLASEDLQPRHKAYVNSIRTSGRHLLSVINDVLDFSRGGAGGLVVENIPFSMEQMLEQTQSIMAPQARERGLTLRFPEEPGEADLLQGDPTRLRQILVNLIGNGLKFTSEGGVTVRHQGSLDEDGRFWCRFEVQDSGIGIPPDRQRELFQAFTQADLSTTRKYGGSGLGLAICRQLVEAMGGRIGVESAAGQGSTFWFEVPLEKATAPLAPTAQAAHVRSRPLRILVAEDVEINRDLLRATLGREGHEIVTVENGEEAVARAAEQPFDVVLMDVQMPVMDGIEATRRIRALPPPSGQVPILALTANVMDTERQRCLQAGMNQVLTKPVVWPDLFHALSAFGAAAPAEVATPEPPEAAGSAPLAPPSAAGLLDQARIAGLGKMAGPAKLAQFLGSAMKSAEDLLLELEGVREQPAEVARVAHRMAGTAPSFGLERIGTIAREVELLALAGEEFGPMITGLRDAVTATRAELEASGLLAPSLTG
- a CDS encoding adenylate/guanylate cyclase domain-containing protein, with protein sequence MPSQIERKLTTILCADVAGYSGLMERDEIGTLDALRRHRGVFKGLIERHRGRVVNTWGDGLIAEFPSVVEAVRTAIEAQKELRLVNGKVPDHARLEFRVGINLGDVIVEGDDLYGEGVNVAARLQALAEPGGIVISGTVHDQVRGKLSVGFDYAGEQTLKNITDAVPAYRVTDGRVTGSATRPPVRPGQPEREDPPARTALGRLRAHRIWPSLRTYLLVVGFLFLLNLFSGLGNIWFQWPALIMGFVLALRWSRLS
- a CDS encoding DUF1850 domain-containing protein, whose translation is MADPLTICLALGSLIVDLGVTQAELRWSHSVQKTLWTERWQATPAGLVPLEASIQGSGAGMDPPDDAVRTADGWRWRPDLPPLPELVLARSGATADWQICRAGSCASITEITGKPADGEPARLAPCAGR
- a CDS encoding TRAP transporter permease; the protein is MAIALAFSTFQLWTAALSPLPSMVVRSVHVGFLLLLCFTLLAERSGSRTARLSGWLLGGAGFLLGLYHWIFYEDLILRAGDPSTADLVVGVIVTVLVFEASRRLLGLALPIICGLFLLYAFFGEYAPYPLDHRPYDFAQVVDQMFLGTEGIYGTAIYVSSSFIFLFILFGAFLERAGMIRLFNDLALGTVGHTQGGPGKVSVISSGLMGTINGSGVANVVTTGQFTIPLMKRFGYKPAFAGAVEATSSMGGQIMPPVMGAVAFIMAETIDVPYVDIAVAAAIPALLYFATVFWVVHLEAGRHGLVGLPKEECPSALGALRRDWYLILPLAVLVWLLFSGYTPMFAGTVSLALTALVVLGRPLAGSIPVSALRILFWVALGVGAASFGRYGIAVIALLILLLVLGCLLFAGGRATLVICRDALADGARHALPVGIACALVGTIVGTLTLTGLASNFAGWIVDIGQNSLLLSLLLTMLACLVLGTGIPTIPNYIITSSIAGPALAELGVPLLVSHMFVFYFGIMADLTPPVALAALAASPIAGAPHMRIGFTATRIAIAGYVVPFMAVYSPALMLQGDSYAATVYVAFKALIAIGLWGGVTVGWLLGPLNWPERIVAAVAATLLVVALPITDELGLGLSALFIGWHWWRTRSRSASRSAA